A stretch of the Musa acuminata AAA Group cultivar baxijiao chromosome BXJ2-7, Cavendish_Baxijiao_AAA, whole genome shotgun sequence genome encodes the following:
- the LOC103990304 gene encoding uncharacterized protein At2g34160, with the protein MEEITEGVNNLHVTAADSHKKNRIQVSNTKKPLFFYVNLAKRYMQQYNEVELSALGMAIATVVTITEILKNNGLAIEKKITTSTVDVKDESRGGRPMQKAKIEILLGKTENFDELMASAAEERDVGDGEEQS; encoded by the exons ATGGAGGAGATCACGGAAGGCGTGAACAATCTCCACGTCACCGCCGCCGATTCCCACAAGAAGAATCGGATCCAGGTGTCCAACACGAAGAAGCCCCTCTTCTTCTACGTCAACCTTGCCAAG AGGTATATGCAGCAATACAATGAAGTTGAGCTGTCAGCTCTTGGAATGG CAATTGCAACTGTTGTCACTATCACGGAAATTCTGAAAAACAATGGCCTAGCTATCGAGAAGA agatcacaacatcaaccGTTGATGTTAAGGATGAATCTAGGGGGGGTCGGCCCATGCAAAAAGCAAAG ATTGAGATATTGTTGGGCAAGACAGAGAACTTCGATGAATTGATGGCTTCCGCGGCTGAGGAAAGGGATGTGGGAGATGGTGAGGAGCAAAGCTGA
- the LOC103990303 gene encoding uncharacterized protein LOC103990303 isoform X1 yields MIKQLCYKAAEQLQNPLCFLIQQRGIHSRNKKAMELVAKGWSALQEVDRVIDYADRNDHRLIPLLRGAKENFELALEIDNMNTHARYWLGRMHLKYHVPGACKAIGAALLVEAANMGDPDAQYELGCRLRVENDHVQSDQQAFYYIEKAVDQLHPRALYLLGAVYLAGDCVKKDVASAIWCFHRASEKGHAGAAIAYGSLLLQGYEVPEVITRFNSDRSPSTGALRKKGKKVRQDPLVLAKEQFQIAADAGCDLGLRWLKTISDDEKLQQQTTQ; encoded by the exons ATGATTAAACAATTATGCTATAAAGCTGCCGAACAATTGCAAAACCCACTTTGTTTTCTGATTCAGCAG CGAGGGATTCACAGCCGGAACAAGAAAGCCATGGAATTAGTGGCAAAAGGTTGGAGTGCACTACAGGAAGTTGATAGGGTCATTGACTATGCTGATCGCAATGACCATCGTCTCATCCCTCTCCTTAGA GGCGCAAAGGAAAATTTTGAGTTGGCGCTCGAAATTGACAATATGAACACTCATGCAAGATACTGGTTGGGCAGGATGCATCTCAAGTATCATGTTCCCGGGGCTTGTAAAGCGAT TGGAGCAGCCTTATTGGTGGAGGCTGCAAACATGGGTGATCCAGATGCACAATACGAACTTGGTTGCCGTCTCCGAGTTGAG AATGACCATGTTCAGTCAGATCAACAAGCTTTCTATTATATCGAAAAGGCTGTTGACCAG TTGCATCCACGTGCTCTCTATCTTCTAGGAGCTGTATATTTAGCTGGGGACTGTGTGAAGAAAGATGTTGCTTCAGCTATATGGTGCTTCCACAGAGCATCAGAGAAA GGTCATGCTGGAGCAGCAATTGCTTATGGATCACTTTTGCTGCAAG GTTATGAAGTGCCAGAGGTTATAACCAGGTTTAACTCTGATAGGAGCCCATCTACCGGTGCACTgaggaagaaagggaagaaagttAGGCAGGACCCTTTGGTGCTGGCAAAGGAACAGTTTCAAATTGCAGCTGATGCTGGTTGTGATCTTGGTCTGCGGTGGCTGAAAACGATTTCTGATGATGAGAAGTTACAGCAGCAGACAACCCAGTGA
- the LOC103990303 gene encoding uncharacterized protein LOC103990303 isoform X2 produces MIKQLCYKAAEQLQNPLCFLIQQRGIHSRNKKAMELVAKGWSALQEVDRVIDYADRNDHRLIPLLRGAKENFELALEIDNMNTHARYWLGRMHLKYHVPGACKAIGAALLVEAANMGDPDAQYELGCRLRVELHPRALYLLGAVYLAGDCVKKDVASAIWCFHRASEKGHAGAAIAYGSLLLQGYEVPEVITRFNSDRSPSTGALRKKGKKVRQDPLVLAKEQFQIAADAGCDLGLRWLKTISDDEKLQQQTTQ; encoded by the exons ATGATTAAACAATTATGCTATAAAGCTGCCGAACAATTGCAAAACCCACTTTGTTTTCTGATTCAGCAG CGAGGGATTCACAGCCGGAACAAGAAAGCCATGGAATTAGTGGCAAAAGGTTGGAGTGCACTACAGGAAGTTGATAGGGTCATTGACTATGCTGATCGCAATGACCATCGTCTCATCCCTCTCCTTAGA GGCGCAAAGGAAAATTTTGAGTTGGCGCTCGAAATTGACAATATGAACACTCATGCAAGATACTGGTTGGGCAGGATGCATCTCAAGTATCATGTTCCCGGGGCTTGTAAAGCGAT TGGAGCAGCCTTATTGGTGGAGGCTGCAAACATGGGTGATCCAGATGCACAATACGAACTTGGTTGCCGTCTCCGAGTTGAG TTGCATCCACGTGCTCTCTATCTTCTAGGAGCTGTATATTTAGCTGGGGACTGTGTGAAGAAAGATGTTGCTTCAGCTATATGGTGCTTCCACAGAGCATCAGAGAAA GGTCATGCTGGAGCAGCAATTGCTTATGGATCACTTTTGCTGCAAG GTTATGAAGTGCCAGAGGTTATAACCAGGTTTAACTCTGATAGGAGCCCATCTACCGGTGCACTgaggaagaaagggaagaaagttAGGCAGGACCCTTTGGTGCTGGCAAAGGAACAGTTTCAAATTGCAGCTGATGCTGGTTGTGATCTTGGTCTGCGGTGGCTGAAAACGATTTCTGATGATGAGAAGTTACAGCAGCAGACAACCCAGTGA
- the LOC103990303 gene encoding uncharacterized protein LOC103990303 isoform X3 has product MELVAKGWSALQEVDRVIDYADRNDHRLIPLLRGAKENFELALEIDNMNTHARYWLGRMHLKYHVPGACKAIGAALLVEAANMGDPDAQYELGCRLRVENDHVQSDQQAFYYIEKAVDQLHPRALYLLGAVYLAGDCVKKDVASAIWCFHRASEKGHAGAAIAYGSLLLQGYEVPEVITRFNSDRSPSTGALRKKGKKVRQDPLVLAKEQFQIAADAGCDLGLRWLKTISDDEKLQQQTTQ; this is encoded by the exons ATGGAATTAGTGGCAAAAGGTTGGAGTGCACTACAGGAAGTTGATAGGGTCATTGACTATGCTGATCGCAATGACCATCGTCTCATCCCTCTCCTTAGA GGCGCAAAGGAAAATTTTGAGTTGGCGCTCGAAATTGACAATATGAACACTCATGCAAGATACTGGTTGGGCAGGATGCATCTCAAGTATCATGTTCCCGGGGCTTGTAAAGCGAT TGGAGCAGCCTTATTGGTGGAGGCTGCAAACATGGGTGATCCAGATGCACAATACGAACTTGGTTGCCGTCTCCGAGTTGAG AATGACCATGTTCAGTCAGATCAACAAGCTTTCTATTATATCGAAAAGGCTGTTGACCAG TTGCATCCACGTGCTCTCTATCTTCTAGGAGCTGTATATTTAGCTGGGGACTGTGTGAAGAAAGATGTTGCTTCAGCTATATGGTGCTTCCACAGAGCATCAGAGAAA GGTCATGCTGGAGCAGCAATTGCTTATGGATCACTTTTGCTGCAAG GTTATGAAGTGCCAGAGGTTATAACCAGGTTTAACTCTGATAGGAGCCCATCTACCGGTGCACTgaggaagaaagggaagaaagttAGGCAGGACCCTTTGGTGCTGGCAAAGGAACAGTTTCAAATTGCAGCTGATGCTGGTTGTGATCTTGGTCTGCGGTGGCTGAAAACGATTTCTGATGATGAGAAGTTACAGCAGCAGACAACCCAGTGA
- the LOC103990301 gene encoding F-box/kelch-repeat protein At1g55270 — protein sequence MNSGEEVWSRMDVERRNHPPLVDSSACLCRVDGGFKTVTGGKKYVPGSKLCVQPKIRTSIHPVRSKPAQERNRCQSPLLPGLPDDLAIACLIRVPRAEHRKLRLVCKRWQRLLAGNYFYSLRRTLGIAEEWIYVIRRDRDGRISWDAFDPRYQLWHPLPPIPKEYSEATGFGCAVLSGCHLYLLGGKDRRKGSMRRVIYYSARTNKWHRAPDMLRRRHLFGSCVINNCLYVAGGESEGVHRSLRSAEFYDPNKNRWTYISDMSTAMVPFIGVVYEGKWFLKGLGAQRQVICDAYFPDTDRWCPVFNGMVTGWRNPSVCLNGQLYALDCKDGCKLRSYDASTDSWSIHIDSKLHLGSSRALEAAALLPLRGKLCIVRNNMSITLVDVEAKDSGDLRWETVAGRGQLRTFVTNLLSNIAGRSGLRSHIVHCQVLQA from the exons ATGAACTCCGGCGAAGAAGTTTGGTCGAGGATGGACGTGGAGAGACGGAATCACCCTCCACTT GTTGATAGCTCAGCATGCCTCTGTAGAGTAGATGGTGGCTTCAAGACAGTGACGGGAGGCAAGAAATATGTCCCCGGCAGCAAGCTCTGCGTTCAGCCCAAGATCAGAACGTCGATCCACCCCGTGAGGTCGAAGCCAGCGCAGGAGAGGAATCGCTGCCAGTCTCCTCTGCTGCCCGGCCTCCCCGACGACctcgccatcgcctgcctcatccgCGTGCCACGGGCCGAGCACCGGAAGCTCAGGCTGGTCTGCAAGAGGTGGCAACGCCTCCTCGCCGGGAACTACTTCTACTCACTCCGCAGGACCCTCGGCATCGCGGAAGAGTGGATCTACGTCATCAGAAGAGATAGGGATGGGCGGATATCGTGGGACGCCTTCGATCCCAGGTACCAGCTCTGGCATCCCCTGCCTCCCATCCCCAAGGAGTACTCCGAGGCCACCGGGTTCGGCTGCGCCGTCTTGAGCGGCTGTCATCTGTACCTCTTAGGGGGCAAGGATCGTCGCAAGGGATCGATGCGGCGCGTCATCTACTACAGCGCGAGGACCAACAAGTGGCACCGCGCGCCCGACATGCTTCGGAGGAGGCACCTCTTCGGCTCTTGCGTCATCAACAACTGCTTGTATGTTGCCGGAGGGGAGAGCGAAGGCGTTCACCGCTCGCTCAGGTCGGCGGAGTTCTACGATCCCAACAAGAACCGGTGGACGTACATCTCCGACATGAGCACCGCGATGGTCCCCTTCATCGGCGTCGTCTACGAGGGGAAGTGGTTCTTGAAGGGGCTCGGAGCCCAGCGGCAGGTCATCTGTGATGCCTACTTCCCGGACACGGACCGATGGTGCCCGGTGTTCAATGGCATGGTGACGGGATGGAGGAACCCATCCGTCTGCTTGAATGGTCAGCTCTACGCTCTCGACTGCAAGGACGGCTGCAAGCTGAGGTCATACGACGCATCCACGGATTCGTGGAGTATACATATCGACAGCAAGCTGCACCTGGGGAGTTCTCGAGCCCTCGAAGCAGCGGCTCTGCTTCCTCTCAGGGGGAAGCTGTGCATCGTCAGGAACAACATGAGCATTACTCTGGTCGACGTGGAAGCGAAGGATAGCGGAGACCTGAGGTGGGAGACGGTGGCAGGGAGAGGGCAGCTGAGGACCTTTGTCACCAACCTCTTGTCGAACATTGCAGGCCGCAGTGGTCTCAGGAGTCATATCGTTCACTGTCAAGTACTACAGGCTTAG
- the LOC135616873 gene encoding glyoxylase I 4-like: MLGDKGGALPLASLNHISVVCRSLVRSLDFYQNVLGFLPVRRPGSFDFDGAWLFNYGIGIHLLQSEDPENMPKKREINPKDNHISFQCESLALVEKQLKEMGIPYIQSGVEEGGIYVDQLFFHDPDGFMIEICNCDNLPVISLSGEPIMACKRVSLIPQPQQQQPQQQQQQQQHQESCA, encoded by the exons ATGTTGGGCGATAAAGGTGGTGCGCTGCCGCTGGCGTCCTTGAACCACATCTCCGTCGTCTGCAGATCTCTGGTGAGGTCACTCGATTTCTACCAGAACGTGCTCGGCTTCCTCCCCGTCCGCAGGCCCGGATCCTTTGATTTTGATGGCGCATG GTTGTTCAACTATGGAATTGGCATCCACCTACTGCAATCTGAAGACCCTGAGAACATGCCGAAGAAGAGGGAGATTAACCCCAAGGACAACCATATCTCCTTCCAG TGCGAGAGCTTGGCGTTGGTGGAGAAGCAGCTGAAGGAGATGGGCATACCTTACATCCAGAGCGGCGTAGAAGAGGGCGGGATCTACGTGGACCAGCTCTTCTTCCATGATCCGGACGGGTTCATGATCGAGATCTGCAACTGCGACAACCTCCCGGTGATCTCCCTCTCCGGCGAGCCCATAATGGCGTGCAAGAGGGTAAGCCTTATTCCGCAACCACAGCAACAGCAAccacaacaacagcagcagcagcagcaacaccaaGAGTCCTGCGCGTGA